ACAAATAAAAAATTCCCTAGATAATTTTTGAAAGTGTATCTGTTAGGATcatcccgaataagcaacgaacaagtaaaaatagtagaagaaattgagaagatgaacacacaaatttaacgtggaaaaacccctcaaaagaggataaaaaaccacgggcaaagataattttactataatggcaaaagaatgaagagtacaaaagatggagataaaaactaaaccccgaaaacccgaaaaacaaagaaccctcaaacgtaaacacaaaattctctgaatgtgttatgagttctaatctaatgggtgtctcttaattctaaggttgtaaaggagcctatttataggctaaattagtaagtcaaataaactatactaataaatgctaaatatattatactaataaatactaaatcttctagaaagaaaatatatttttgtttaacttgacttgcaagcaatctcttagaatttgggtcacataattctaacaatctccaccttgacacgaattctttcaatgccatctttgccaaaacccgccacgggcctatcttgaactatgcagggaattaactgagtcgaatctatgcttagaagctggaagacttctagccttcgacttgtgcactgccaaatcaaaactaacccgggtctgattttcacgaatacagtgccctaacttttcaaaacctgcatccaaaagagaacctctcttcaacgaaacagtcatacctttttccctcctatgaccaagttgcctccgcttcaaatgagttgactttgactccgtaacggacgagggacgtccgatttcaccggtcactgtagaaccttccagaatataaagactgccggttcttttaccttttaacaaaacgagagctccacgagatactttaatgtcgctcgactcgatgttgattctgcatcctttcaagtctaaaatactcaaggagatgagattctttcgtaaatcaggtacatacctgacatctgagagtgtcctaatcgtcccatcgtgtatcctaattttaacagtaccaataccgattattttactagatgaatcgtttcccatgtgcacaactccaccttcaactgaactgtatgtggagaaccattctctattgggacacatgtggaaagaacatcctgaatctaggatccactcagacgtaagcttggagttatcgctcgttgacactaacaagaaatcatcaccgccttcatcgaccaaattagcaccagctacatcttcctcgttactctcagcagctcttttatttcgcagtttataacaatctgctttgacgtgacctaactttttgcaatagcgacaccttttgtctcgttcctttgatgctaccaaaacagaagcttgtctatctgctttgctattcaaatcaaactcattgtcgagtttgtctctactcaacaaatgacccttcacatcttcgaacgagagtttgtctctaccataaatcagggtctccctgaaagacttgtatgaagagggtaaagagcacaataatagcatagcttgatcttcatcgtcaatatgaacctcaacgttctttaaatcatttaaaagagtaatgaattgactgatgtgatctttaagaagctcaccttcgttcatgcgaaacgtaaatagacgttgtttcaacattaaacggttagccagagacttagtcgcataaagagtttctaaccttttccacaaggcgaatgaggtcttctccatcaatacctcctgcaatactgtattcgcgaggcacaactggattgcagacaaggccttttcatcaagctcttcccattctgtttgatttagattctcaggctttttccctataacaacctttttcaagccattttgaactagaattgccatcatccgaacttgccacagattgaaatttgtctcaccatcgaacttctcaatttcaaaccttgttgctgccatctctgaccgggctgatctatgaaagttaaactagctctgataccacttgttaggatcgtcccgaataagcaacgaacaagtaaaaatagtagaagaaattgagaagatgaacacacaaatttaacgtggaaaaacccctcaaaagaggataaaaaaccacgggcaaagataattttactataatggcaaaagaatgaagagtacaaaagatggagataaaaactaaaccccaaaaacccgaaaaacaaagaaccctcaaacgtaaacacaaaattctctgaatgtgttatgagttctaatctaatgggtgtctcttaattctaagattgtaaaggagcctatttataggctaaattagtaagtcaaataaactatactaataaatgctaaatatattatactaataaatactaaatcttctagaaagaaaatatatttttgtttaacttgacttgcaagcaatctcttagaatttgggtcacataattCTAACAGTATCTTAAATGGATAAAGCCTCGTGCATCCAAATAGGACAAAGAGCGGATAAACCCTCTTTGTCTTTGACTATAACAATAGGCTCAAGAAATAAACAATCTAGTTCTTCTTCCAACAAACCGCCCCCATCTCGGATTTTCCACACGAGACAAAAAGGAGGAAAATGGAACACAACACAAGCAGCTTGACAACCCAGTAATCCCTTACACAATAGCCACCTTCACTCCATTGGTTAACGAACCAAAACTTGAAGCACTAGGAACCTATtacgaaaaaaaaagaaggtttCACTAGGGTTTTGTTTCAAGTTAAGTGCTCTaatcaattttgatttttatcaaaaaaaatttttttcaagatccaaaatgataaaattcaatTCCATCTCTTTCGAATTTAGAAAGCAAATAATATTGAATAATTCAATATCTTTTTCAAGTTGCGAAACCGACTTAATAACTTATTGGCTTGTTGGCAAAATTAAggtaacaaaaattttaaaatttcatatttaaatctcattttatataaaattataagtgagttctcaattcaaattatatttcaattaatGTCTGAATATATTTTGATTTCAGTCATTATACTTTGtaatagtaaattattatttttgtacaagAAAATAATTGCATTATAATAGGAGGAGAGGGAATGGGTGGGTTTACAAACACAATGATCAAACTCTAAATCTTATACTAATCAACTTAAAACTTGTACAAGTTGTCACCGAATTAGTGACATGATTGGCtataaattattataactattgTTATTTgaacatatattattaatattgtaattCAACTTACACTCGtaacttattaaaaatattatttatttatttattattttggcaaaaattttatattatacgAATGTATAttattgtttgataaattaaaaattaagtattaaaaaattaaatattaaattcttaCCACTAAATTTTAAGTGTTAAAATtatgttagaaaattattttataaattaataaaatataagaatataaagACTAGTTTTTGATACattagcaatatatttatttatatttcacaagtaattttaaaaaaatcgtcATGAGtctctttttttataaaaattttattatacccCTATAAAACACTAATCAACCCTTTGACATTGTTGGTGAAATTTAAAAACtccaatatatcaaatatttttgtcttcatataattatgttgtttgataaatataaatattaatttttaaaaataacttatttcttaattttaatcttattaatataatattttatattattttgaataaattttaaaatgataaatttgaatatcttatttaatatttttcttaaaattttaaataaaataaaaaattaaaataattataaagttaatttaaaatattaaaaatggtttatcaaaaattcttaaaatctaCAAATTTTAGTTGTTCgcatattatttttatctttaattttcgCGTTACTTCTCTGAGTTTTCCACTGCCGCCCTTTCCCTTTCACGCAGAAACCCTCGCCGGCATCTTGTCCGACTCCGATCTCCTTCGCCGGAACCTTTTTACCGCTTTCTTTTAGTTGTAATGTCCTTTCTTTCTCCGATCCAAATCTCTCTGtttatgaatataataatataattttgtgCACATGTGTGTTTTTGCGTGATCTACATTTATGGTTTACTTGTCAATTAAAATGAATTAGGAGCTATAATTTctgcttatttattattatttctatatttCCTTTGTAGTTTAAATTGATTGATCTTTGACTCTGGATTGTTTATATTCatctttcattttattattgtttaattatttaattctcgATGATTTTTGCGTTGTGGACAGTAGATAAATTAGTGAACATCTATATGAGTTGATTTTCAGTTGTTTATTCAATCTGGATGTAAAGatttgatattattattgttgtttttatgatATTTGGCCTTGGTTGCTTTCATGTTGCTGTTACTTTGGAGCTTAGGGCTATTTGATGTAAATAAACAAGGGTGGTAAATGATTGGGACGAAAGATCTTGGTGGCATGTGTAGATGTTCAAATTCTATTCTGCAGTACATGAATTTTGTGGCGAGTTAGAATCACAAGTTATCTAAGGAAGGGTATTCGAAACTCGAAGCCCTTTTACTATTAGGTGCTTTTCAGAATGATATTCACTGAGGTTGGAGAGGAGTAAGGAACTTTACAGCTTTTGTATCTATCAATTGGAAGGAAAGAAATTGAGTTCTCTAACCATTGGTCAGTGAGCATTTAATAAAGGACTGGTTGGGATAAAAGGAAACTGGGAAATTTCATGAACTCTTGCTTTATCCAAGGGTTTGAGAAGCTGCACTCTAAACTCTAATGATCGTGAAGGATAGATAGACATGGGGGTGGGGATCCAAATTGCTAGTTAGTTGTTTCTTTTCGTGGTGCTTCCAGTGTTTAGGGGAAATTAAAAAAGATTATATACCTCAACCACGTTTCTGGGATCTTAAATTTTGTACTTATTTTGGACAGATTTTCAGAAATTTggtatttttcatttcaatataCTTCATAGGTGAAGCTCCTTATAATTTGCAGAACAAGTCATGTAATGTAATACTATAGAATCTTTTGTGTTTGAAATGCAATCAACATGCAAGGAATATTCTCAATGTGAAAAATAAATGCTTTATGGTTATTCTCCTTACGAAACAAATTTTATGGCCAAACACTCTGGGGGGTGGGGTGTTAGCATTCCTTGAACCTTGTAAATCTGTGTTactctcttttcatgccattggATAATGAGAGCTAAGTAGCTCTTTCTCAAATTAACCAATCACATGTCTTTACCATCTACTTTATGAAGCTGAGTCAAATTGCAAGGCATGCTAGTATATCTCCATTGCTGACAATTTAGTATGATATTTTATTGTTACAGTGAGCTAGTTATGATCAATCAACACACTTAGTAACATGATATAATGATCCTTTGCggatttcatattttaaaccatCTAAAGGATTCTATGTCTCCTCCAGGTAGTTTTGTGGAgaaatcaattaataatattaagagATAAGTGATCTACGTGGTGAGAGGTATAAATTTGATAGAAACAAATACTATTTCAAATTTTTTGCTGCTAGAAGTAGAGGAacttagctttttttttttttgctgctaGAAGTGGAGAAACTTAGCTAAATTACTATGACGTTTGTTTTAAATAGGGTTGCCATCTAATGTATTCATGGTTTTCTGCATTTCGTTTACATTAATGCTACTCTTTTAGATTTTATCATTTTCCAAGTGTGTTTCGACATTGGTCAATAAACATTGCTAAGGCTGAACAGAGTCGTATCTACCTATAATTCTCGCTctcgctctctctctctctctatatatatatattgtgtgtGAGTGTGTGTCTGTGTGTAttatataatttgaataatatttttttttattagacAGAAGAATTTAACTTTGCCTTCTGTTTTTACCTGTAGCATATAGTGTGTTTCTTTTAAATTAGAAGTTTGTGACATCTGTTCTTGCACCATGATGAGGTATTCTGTtcaaataaaagtgttttcatcTTTTGTTAGATTTCAGAAATGTACAATAACTTGGGAGCCCAGCCTGGGGTACCAAGACCGCCAACAAATCCTCAGCCAAATCCATTTGGCAATTCATTTTATGGGGCTGGTTCTGGTCTTATCCGAGGTGGTCTGGGTGCATATGGAGAGAAAATTTTAGGATCAAGTTCTGAGTATGTGCAAAGCAATGTAAGTAGCATGCTGCTGTTATCTCTAGAGTTTTACTTTATTGTTGTTATCATATGCTAAACTAATTAATGTAACCTTTCAATCTTTGTAGCGTAGTAGTATCATGTATTTGAATGTTGCTATTCTAGGATACTGTTATAAGTCATATGtggattttaaatcaaattttgttcTCTCAAATCATTTCCCACTGAGAACTTACTCCTCTAACTTTTAACATGGTTTGAACAGTCTGGTTGCGGAGCCTTGTCACTGTTCCTAGGGATGTATTCAATTTCTCTCTGTTCAGCGTATCTGAAATGctccaaatttaaaaatattcttcttgcataattttttttttcttttctgatcttGAAATGAGCAGATAAGTAGATACTTCTCTGATCCCCAGTACTACTTTCAAGTGAACGATCAATATGTGAGAAACAAATTGAAGGTTGTTTTACTGCCATTTCTTCACAGGGTAAGCATATGTTCCCTTTCTTACATTTTCCTTGTTTTTGTTTTATCTACCTTCTCAAGCTTTCCTTTTTACTTCAGGGCCATTGGACAAGAATAACTGAGCCAGTAGGTGGCAGGCTTTCCTATAAACCCCCAATTTATGACATAAACGCACCAGACTTATACATCCCATTTATGGCATTTGGCACCTATGTCGTTCTTGCTGGATTGTCACTTGGCCTTCAAGGAAAGTTAGTAATTTTTCTTCCTCAATCTAACTAGTTCTATTCCTACCTTGTACAAACTTTCTAATGTGCATTTTAGTAGTTTGAAACTATTTTTTCTGGACAAAGGTCTTCCTGCTTTGTCGTAATTTTTAATTAGGTGACTTTTAAACACTTCTTACTGACTATAACTCGGCAATTCGAGGGCTCTAACTTAAATTTTGTCCTCTTATGCTACAATCCTTAGCTCACTAGTGAGGCTTTCTCTATGTGTTCTCTTGAGTTCTTAAGAAGCTTATTGCTCAAATGACTTGTGTGTGGCCAGCCAATAGCTAAATCAGCATCTGCTGCATCTAAAATTTCTTATTCTATAATAATCCCTGTGAGATTAGGGCAAGTCAAGGAGTTTTGAGTTCAGGAATAACAGCCCAAACGAATTTTTTCTCCAGATGCTGTACAAAAtatgaaggaaaaagaaattgTTATTGTTATTCTTGTACCTTTTTGTTTGTTACTTGACTTTTTCCTGTAGTTTTGCTTGTTTCTGGAACTTAGGATAGAATCTTCTCTGACACTTATGGTTCAATGTTAATGCTCATTGCATAAGATCTGGCTTCTAGTTTTCTGATTCATAATGTGGCAACactaaattttaataacttttagtATTCTACATAATATTACTTGGAAAAATCATATTTCagactttcccttttttttttttcttctttttctgtctAATGATTTCTATTCTCATCTTTCCAACAGGTTTAGCCCTGAAGCACTTAACTGGCTATTTGTTAAGGGGTTGTTTGGCTGGTTTCTGCAAGTCTCGCTGCTGAAAGTAACATTACTATCACTGGGCAGTGGTGAGGCACCATTACTTGACATTCTTGCATATGCTGGGTATGCTTTCACAGGAATGTGTTTGGCTGTCCTCGGAAAGATGATATGGAGATATTCTTACTACTTTTTGATGCCATGGACATGCTTATGCATGGGAGTCTTCTTGGTAAAGACAATGAAGCGGGTCCTCTTTGCTGAGGTTAGAAGTTACGATTCCAGCAAGCACCATTATCTTTTGCTCTTTGTTGCCCTTGCTCAATTTCCACTTTTTACGTGGCTTGGCAACATCAGTGTTAATTGGCTTTTCTGAACCTGCATCATTGTCTGAATTATGTTATGTCCAGCTCTAATGTGCTTTTGGTAAGTTCTCTGGTAAAATCTTTGGTCTTtcatattcataaaattttaatttacatgtGCTGAGAAACTGATGAATACTTTTTTCGTTGAACGATTGTAGCGATTTCAGTGTTAGACAAATTGCAAGATCTAAAATTAATGCATCAGAGATTAattttgtacttttatttatgGAAGAGTGAATTGACCAGTTTCTCTAGTCTCTTGGGTCGTATCGGATTAAACAAatgtaaattgtaaataaaagatTGTGGAAGTATGTAAATCTTGAACAGAGACAACATCCCTTTACACATACGGTGCGCAGACTAGCACGAAATGCATCAGagaaattaattttgttgttgttttcttttttttttttttatggaagaGTGACTTAGCCAGTTTTTCTGGTCTCCTGGGTTATATCGGACTAAACAAATATGATTTGTAAATAAAAGATTGTGAAAGTGTGTAAATCtaatttagttttatatttaagTACATTTATGCCAACAACTACACGTCTCAGCCTCGAGCAGACTAGCACCACGAGCGGTAACATACCATCTCACCAAAGACTCGTACTTTATTCTTTACTTGCTTTGTTgtacaccaaaaaaaaaaaaagtacttttaaaattcaaattaattaagttttaggtCAATTCAAGATGCTGATTGAATAGCTTGAGCTCGCTTAAGTTTGATTAGTTCATTTAACTTGTGAaattgatcatgttttccatgttgaATTTCAAGCTTATTTTTTAATGTTCTGGTTTGAATTGAAATTTTCataattctatttaaaataaaaaaaattgattagtatccttgaattttttttattgcttaAACTTCTCTAGTTTGACTTAACATGACTACCTAAATTTAGGAATGATGATGGTTTGGATCCCTACAATCTTAgaattatttgattttgaatGTGCGAATCTGCTCAAAAATTCAAATCCACAaattgttctagtattactatCCAAATCTAAATCCGAATTAAATATCATTATGACATTTCACACCATACCCAAATGGCAGGTTTGAATGCAAGATGTTACATTCTATTATCAAAGCAACTTAAATGACATTTTTTAATTGAAGTTAACAAATTAAATTTCagaacatttttataaaattttaaaaaataggtaaattgtgaggctttaaaaatatttttatgacatgttttggctCAAGTCGTGCCCATAAAGAAGCCATGGATTTTCggattaattttgaaatttatgttcaAACATGTGAGATCGTGATGACACTTGTTGTTTGGCAATGTCGTGATGTGAAGAATGCGAGGTCGCGAAGTTGCAATTTTGAAGTCACAACATCACTTATTAGATGATCCAAAAGCACTTCAAAATGACCCAAAATCACTCTCACACTTGACATACCTAAACCTGCAAAAGCACTTCAAAATGACCTAAAATCACTCTCACACTTGACATACCTAAACCTTACTTTGAAGTTGCATAAGCACAAGCAAAAATTCATTCCGAACAAGTTCAAATATGCCTTAAATATAAAGTTAATATGTGATATCAAAATACATTTAAACTCATAGCAACTAGGACATCATGTCAAAATATGAATCATTAAACAACTTGATGGTAGCACGGATTTTGACCTTGCCTAAATTGAGAAAAGAATATGCAATATTCAGTGATGCTTCTCTAAGCGGATTGGGTTGTGTTAATGCAAGATGAAAAAGTAATCGTTTATGTGTCCTGGTAGATGAAGTCGTATGAACATAGTTACCCAATGCATGATTTAAAGGTAGTCATCGGAGTATTTGCACtaaaaatctagaggcactatctgtatggtgggAAATGCTATATTTATatagatcataaaagtctcacaTATCTCCTCACccaaaaggagttaaatttgagGCAGCATCATTGGATTGAATTATTGAAACAATATGATtatgttattgattatcatcctagAAAATCTAATGTTGTAGTTAATGCCTTGAGTTGTAAGTCAGTAGTCGAATTGAGATCAATGTTCAGTCAATTGAGTATTTGAGTTGACGATAGCTTgttagctgaattgaaagtaaAATATGTGTTAACTGAACATATTAGAGAGATACAAATCGTTGATGTCAAGCTAGTAGAGAAAAGAAAGATTGTTCAACAAGGCAATAGAGAGAATTTCAACATTGACAAGGACAACCGTCTTCGATTTCGTAATCAAATTTGTATACTTGACAATGTTGAATTGAAACAACTCATTCTTCGTGAAGCTCACCGAATATGTTGTAACATGTTTGACTTCCCAACGagtgtgtaacaccctatacttggCCTGCTCACCAGGCCCGAGTACGGGATGCCACACCACTGTCTCATCTCAATTACAGTAAATAGGAAACTAGTTTCAAGCAAACTGATCATCTTTTGTTAAGTTGTAGAAGTTTAAATACTTCCCAATAGTTATTTTAACTATATTACATGCAAATCATTCGTTATTCGATC
The sequence above is drawn from the Gossypium hirsutum isolate 1008001.06 chromosome A05, Gossypium_hirsutum_v2.1, whole genome shotgun sequence genome and encodes:
- the LOC107957225 gene encoding protein YIF1B — encoded protein: MYNNLGAQPGVPRPPTNPQPNPFGNSFYGAGSGLIRGGLGAYGEKILGSSSEYVQSNISRYFSDPQYYFQVNDQYVRNKLKVVLLPFLHRGHWTRITEPVGGRLSYKPPIYDINAPDLYIPFMAFGTYVVLAGLSLGLQGKFSPEALNWLFVKGLFGWFLQVSLLKVTLLSLGSGEAPLLDILAYAGYAFTGMCLAVLGKMIWRYSYYFLMPWTCLCMGVFLVKTMKRVLFAEVRSYDSSKHHYLLLFVALAQFPLFTWLGNISVNWLF